One window from the genome of Spirosoma rhododendri encodes:
- a CDS encoding Dabb family protein: MFVHIVFFWLKNPEEQANHDALKAGLDSLTGIDAITTVYIGTPADTRRPVIDHSYDFNLTMVFADKAAHDAYQEHPLHLAFVEKCAHLWERVHIYDAVS, translated from the coding sequence ATGTTTGTTCATATCGTGTTTTTCTGGCTTAAAAACCCCGAAGAACAGGCCAATCACGATGCCCTCAAAGCTGGGCTTGACTCGCTCACCGGCATCGACGCCATTACGACGGTGTACATCGGCACCCCCGCCGATACCCGCCGACCTGTTATCGACCACAGCTACGATTTCAACCTGACGATGGTGTTTGCCGACAAAGCCGCGCACGATGCCTATCAGGAACACCCGCTGCACCTCGCCTTTGTCGAGAAATGCGCGCACCTCTGGGAGCGCGTTCATATTTACGACGCGGTCAGCTAG
- a CDS encoding Ohr family peroxiredoxin, translating to METVYTSTVSSVGGRDGDVKSLDGILEMDLRRPTEMHGEGGKPNPEMLFAAAYSACYNGALMAVAERRKVILPEHAVEVSISLNKDGNNMFLSGRIVVKAPGMEHEQLQQLAETAHAVCPYSKAVKGNMDMEITVLV from the coding sequence ATGGAAACCGTATATACTAGTACCGTCAGCAGCGTTGGCGGTCGGGATGGCGACGTAAAGTCGTTGGATGGCATTCTGGAAATGGACCTGCGCCGGCCTACGGAAATGCATGGCGAAGGTGGCAAGCCAAACCCTGAGATGCTGTTCGCGGCCGCCTACAGTGCCTGCTATAACGGCGCACTGATGGCGGTAGCCGAGCGTCGCAAAGTTATCCTGCCTGAACATGCCGTTGAGGTCAGCATCTCGCTCAACAAAGACGGTAACAATATGTTTCTGTCGGGTCGTATCGTGGTGAAAGCCCCCGGTATGGAGCACGAGCAGCTACAGCAACTCGCTGAAACAGCCCACGCCGTTTGCCCTTACTCGAAAGCCGTCAAAGGCAATATGGATATGGAAATTACGGTGCTGGTATAG